The sequence TGGACTTCTGGGCCGCCTGGTGCGGCCCGTGCCGCCAGATCGCTCCGTCGCTCGAGGCCATCGCCAAGGAGCACGGTGACAAGATCGAGGTCGTCAAGCTCAACATCGACGAGAACCCGGATACGGCCGCCAGGTACGGCGTCATGTCCATCCCGACGCTGAACGTGTACCAGAACGGCGAGGTGGCCAAGACCATCGTCGGTGCCAAGCCGAAGGCGGCGATCGAGCGCGACCTCGCGGACTTCATCGCTGAGTGACGTTTCACGTGAAACACGAATGGGCCAGCCCCTCCGGGTTGGCCCATTCGTATGCGGTCCTCAGCTGACGCCGACGCCTAGAGCGGCCTCAGAGCCGGCTCCTTCTGCACGGCCCCCAGGAGCCGGTCGAGGGCGAGCTCCACATCTTCCTTCCACGACAGCGTGGAGCGCAGTTCCAGCCGCAGCCGAGGATGCGTGGGGTGCTGCCGGACCGTCTTGAAGCCCACGGCCAGGAGATGGTCGGCCGGCAGCAGACAGGCGGGCTCCTTCCAGCGGGCATCACCGAATGCCTCGATCGCCTTGAAGCCCCGGCGCAGCAGATCCTTGGCGACCGTCTGCACCATCACCCGGCCCAGCCCCTGCCCCTGATAGCCGGGCATGATGAACGACGTCATGAGCTGGACAGCGTCCGGCGAGATCGGACTCGTGGGAAACGCCGTCGAGCGAGGGACATAGGCCGGCGGTGCGTAGAGCACAAAACCCACCGGCGCATCATCGACGTAGACAACCCGTCCGCATGATCCCCAGTCCAGCAGGACGGCGGAGATCCACGACTCCTTCTCCAGCGCGGAGGTACCCGCCCTTACCGCGGCTTCGCCGCTGACGGGGTCCAGCTCCCAAAAGACACACGACCGACAGCGCTGGGGAAGGTCCTGAAGGTTGTCCAGCGTGAGCGGTACGAGCCGACGCCCCATGAAGGCTGTTCCTCGCTTCCTACGCCCGCGGCGTCGCGAGCGGCTGCCAGAGCGCTCCGTTCCCTGAGGAGGCTGCCGACGAATCCGCCGACCGCTCCGAGGCCCAGGCCCGCGCTCACCAGTCCGGTGCGGCTCATCGATCGCATGGCCCTGTCTCCCCACTCAGAGATCTGCCAGGTGGATGCGCCATACCCCTTTGGCATCGTATCCACGATGCGATTGCCTCGATACCGCCTCAAAGCAAAGAGCGGACCGCGATCCGGCACACACCGGACACGATCCGCTCCCTGGCTCCCTCGGGTCGAGATCGCCCGAGGATCAGTCGTCGTGCTCCTCGGACTGGTCCTCCTGAAGAACCTTCTGCAGGAGCGGCCCCTCGCCCGGAGCGAGCGTGCCAAGGATCCGCTCAAGGTCCTCCACGGAGGCGAACTCGACGGTGATCTTGCCCTTCTTCTGGCCCAGGTCGACCTTCACCCGGGTCTCGAAGCGATCCGACAGACGGGTCGCCAGATCGGTCAGAGCCGGAGAGACCAGGGCTCCGGCCCGCGGACCCTTGGAACGCTGAGGCGTCTGGGGACGCGAACCCATCAGGGTCACGATCTCCTCGACGGCCCGCACCGACAGGCCCTCGGCCACGATGCGGTGAGCCAGCCGGTCCTGCTCCTCCGAGTCGTCGATGGACAGCAGAGCCCGGGCGTGACCGGCAGACAGGACACCGGCGGCCACCCGCTTCTGGACAGCCGGTGAGAGCTTCAGCAGCCGCAGCGTGTTGGAGACCTGCGGGCGAGAGCGCCCGATCCGGTCGGCCAGCTGGTCATGCGTGCAGTTGAAGTCCTTGAGCAGCTGGTCGTAGGCGGCGGCCTCTTCCAGCGGGTTCAGCTGCGCACGGTGCAAGTTCTCCAGCAGGGCGTCCAGGAGGAGTTTCTCGTCGTCCGTGGCCCGGACGATCGCCGGGATGGCCTCGAGGCCGGCCTCACGGCAGGCGCGCCAACGACGCTCGCCCATGATCAGCTCGTACCGGGCGGGACCCAGCTGTCGGACGACGACGGGCTGGAGCAGACCGACCTCCTTGATGGAGGTGATCAGTTCCTGGAGGGCGTCCTCGTCGAAGACCTCACGCGGCTGGCGCGGGTTCGGCGTGATGGCGTCGAGGGGCAGCTCGGCGAAGTGTGCACCCACCGGAGGCGCGGGCACCTCTGCGACAGGCGCTGCCGGAGGCTCCTCGGTTTCATGTGAAACAGGCGGCAGCGTGGCCACCTTCGCCGCGGCCACCCCGCGGTCGGTCGTCAGTACCGGGACCGCTGCCGGGGACGCGGACGCGCCACCGCCCATTGCGGCCGGAGCCGGGGTCTTCTCGGTCGGGGCTGCAGGGATCAGTGCGCCGAGACCACGGCCCAGCCCCCTCCGTCGCTCACTCACTGAATGCCCTCCACCATGCTCGGGTCGTTCTGGGCGCCGATGTGGGCCTGGCTCCCGTCATAGCTGATGCCGATGCCCTTCAGCGCGATTTCTCGGGCCGCCTCAAGATAGGAGAGGGCGCCGCTCGAACCAGGATCGTAAGTCAGCACCGTCTGCCCATAGCTCGGCGCCTCCGAGATACGGACCGAGCGGGGAATGCTCGTCCGCAGCACCTCGTCGCCGAAGTGGGTGCGCACCTCTTCCGCAACCTGCGAGGCGAGACGCGTCCTGCCGTCGTACATGGTGAGCAGGATGGTCGACACGTGCAGGGCGGGGTTGAGGTGGCCCCGGACCAGGTCGACGTTGCGCAGCAGCTGGCCCAGCCCCTCCAGCGCGTAGTACTCGCACTGGATCGGGATGAGGACCTCCTGGCCCGCGACGAGCGCGTTGACCGTCAGAAGGCCCAGAGACGGCGGGCAGTCGATCAGGACGTAGTCCAGCGGCTGCTCGTACGCCTGGATCGCCCGCTGCAGCCGGCTCTCCCGGGCCACGAGAGACACCAACTCGATCTCCGCACCGGCCAGATCGATGGTGGCAGGGGCGCAGAAGAGGCCCTCGACATCCGGGACGGGCTGGACGACCTCGGCGAGAGGCTTGCTCTCCACCAAGACGTCGTAGATGGAGGGAACTTCGGCGTGATGGTCGATCCCCAGTGCCGTGGAGGCATTGCCCTGGGGGTCCAGGTCGATCACCAGGACACGGCCACCATGCAGAGCCAGCGAAGCGGCAAGGTTGACGGTCGTGGTCGTCTTGCCCACGCCGCCCTTCTGGTTGGCGACCACGATGACTCGGGTCCGCTCCGGGCGCGGCAGGCCTTCGCCGGCACGGCCCAGAGCCTCCACCGCCAGTTGGGCAGCACGACCGATGGGAGTGTCGTCCATCGGGGGCGGTGTTTCACGTGAAACATCCGCCCCCATCGACTCGGTACGGGGACCAGGGACCGGATCGGTCATCGGTCCCGCGATGTTGGCGTCGGACCGCACGGATTCACTCTCCTCGACTTCAGGCTCGCAATGAACAGAGCCTCCCATGTCTTCGGGGTCGTGAACCAGTGAGGCCTGGTGTTCTGTGGAGAAATCCACCTCTGTGGACAACTCCCGTACCTCTCCGAGTGAACCGAGAGGCTTCCGGTCCCGCGGTTCGGCCGCAGCGCGGCCACGACTGATGATGCCGTGCAGCAGTGAGCGACGTTTCACGTGAAACACGATGCACAGTGACGGCGACCGGATCTTCGCGACACTCCGACTCGCGTAGGTTTGGCAGCTTGTGTGGAGTACGTCTCTTCGTCAGGACGGATCAGGGCGCCGGATCCCGTGTCGGCGCCCGCATGCCGAGTCAGCGACGACGGCGAGCCCTGCCCACACGGGCCGCCTTGGCCCGCTTGGCCGCGAACCGCACACCGCCCGGACTCTCTCCCACCTCGACACGTACGACCGTGGACAGAGGATCCACCACACCCTCACCCACATGCAGGATGGACGTCGACACCGCTCCGAGCTTGCTGAGCGCGGTGGCCGCCATCTTCAGCTCCTCCTCGGCGGTGTCGCCCTTCAGAGCGAGCATCTCGCCGTACGGACGCAGCAGGGGAATGCCCCACGCGGCCAGGCGGTCCAGCGGGGCCACAGCACGGGCGGTCACCACATGGACCGGCGGCAACTGCCCCATGACCTCCTCGGCCCGGCCCCGCACCACGGTGACGTGATCCAGGCCCAGCAGCTCGACGACCTCCGTCAAGAAGGTGGTGCGCCGCAGCAGCGGCTCCAGCAACGTGATGTTCAGGTCCTCCCGGACCAGCGCGAGCGGAATGCCCGGCAGGCCGGCGCCCGAGCCCACGTCGCACACCGTCACCCCCTCGGGGACCGCCTCGGAGAGCACCGCGCAGTTCAGCAGGTGCCGCTCCCACAGACGGGGCACTTCACGCGGCCCGATCAAGCCACGCTGCACGCCCGCCTCGGCGAGCAGTTCCGCATAGCGGACCGCATCGGCGAAGCGGTCACCAAACACTTCCCGCGCCTGCTCGGGCGCGGGGGGAAGCTCCGCTGCCTCCGTCACGGGGACCGTCCTTCCGTACAGCGCCGGCGCTTCGCGCACCGGCCACCAGAACTACCAGGCTGACAAAGGTCGGCCCCGTCTGCAGGCAGACGGGGCCGGTGAAACGTAGGGGCCGATCAGGCAGGAAGTACGACGACGAACCGCTGCGGCTCCTCGCCCTCGGACTCGCTGCGCAGTCCGGCGGCCTTGACCGCGTCGTGCACGACCTTGCGCTCGAAGGGGGTCATCGGGTTGAGCTTCACGGCCTCGCCGGTGTTCTTGACCTCGGCGGCGGCCTTGGCACCCAGCTCGGACAGCTCGGCGCGCTTCTTGGCCCGGTAACCCGCGACGTCCAGCATCAGCCGACTGCGATCGCCGGTCTCCCGGTGCACGGCCAGGCGCGTCAGCTCCTGAAGCGCCTCCAGCACCTCGCCGTCCCGGCCGACCAGCTTCTGCAGGTCCCGGCCGCCGGTGTCGCTGATGATCGACACGGAGGCCCGGTCGGCCTCGACGTCCATGTCGATGTCGCCGTCGAGGTCGGCGATGTCGAGCAGACCCTCCAGGTAGTCCGCCGCGATCTCACCCTCCTGCTCCAGGCGGGTGAGGGTGTCTGCACCCTCGGCAGCAGCGGAGGTGGTGCCTTCCGTCACGGGATGGGCTCCTTCTTACTTCTTGGACGGGGACTTGGGCCGCTGCGGGCCACCCTTGCGCTGGCCGGACTGGGCCTTGCTACGGGTGCCGGAGCCGGGCTTCTGGGGCTGCTCGGCAGCGGCGGGCTTGGCGTCCTGCGGCGGGTCGGACTTCTCCAGCGAGGTGGTCGGCGTGTCGTCGCCCGCCTGCTTGGTCCCGCCGGACTGGCGCTGGGCCTTGGTCTGGCGCTTGGGCTGCTGGCGCCGCGCGGCGCTGGCGGTGGCGGTGGCGGTGGTCGTACCGTCCTCGGTCTGCGCCACGGCCTGGGTCTCGCTCGTCACCACGGTGCCGTCGGCCTGGGCCGCGAGGCCCGCCTTGTTCAGTCCGTTGATGAACTTGCGCTCGAACTCGTTGCGGTCACGGCCCTTGGCGACGATCGCCTTGACGATGGTCTTCTCGCTCCGGCGACGGACCTTGCCGTGGTGCGTGACGTGCTTGGTGAGGCGCTCCAGGTAGGCGGCCTGAGCCTTGGAACCCGGGGTCGGGTTGTTGTGGATGACGTACATCTGCTGGCCCATGGTCCACACGTTGGTGGTCAGCCAGTAGACGAGAACACCGACCGGGAAGTTGATACCGAAGACGGCGAACATCACCGGGAAGACGTACATCAGCATCTTCTGCTGCTGCATGAACGGCGTCTTCACCGTGGTGTCGACGTTCTTCGTCATCAGCTGGCGCTGCGTGTAGAACTGCGACGCCGACATCAGGACGATCATGACCGCGGTGACGACCCGCACATCGGTGACCGTCGCACCCAGCGCCTGGACGGTGGCGGAGCCGTCCTTGAACTTCGCGGCGAGCGGAGCCCCGAAGATGTGGGCCTTACGGGCGCTCTCCAGCAGCGACGCGTTGATGACGCCGATGGTCTGGCCCGACGCGATGCCGTTGAGCACGTGGTACAGGGCGAAG is a genomic window of Streptomyces griseochromogenes containing:
- a CDS encoding ParA family protein, which codes for MGGSVHCEPEVEESESVRSDANIAGPMTDPVPGPRTESMGADVSRETPPPMDDTPIGRAAQLAVEALGRAGEGLPRPERTRVIVVANQKGGVGKTTTTVNLAASLALHGGRVLVIDLDPQGNASTALGIDHHAEVPSIYDVLVESKPLAEVVQPVPDVEGLFCAPATIDLAGAEIELVSLVARESRLQRAIQAYEQPLDYVLIDCPPSLGLLTVNALVAGQEVLIPIQCEYYALEGLGQLLRNVDLVRGHLNPALHVSTILLTMYDGRTRLASQVAEEVRTHFGDEVLRTSIPRSVRISEAPSYGQTVLTYDPGSSGALSYLEAAREIALKGIGISYDGSQAHIGAQNDPSMVEGIQ
- the yidC gene encoding membrane protein insertase YidC: MDTIASLFSFITTPVSWVIVQFHTVYGAIFGPDTGWAWGLSIVSLVILIRICLIPLFVKQIKATRAMQTLQPEMKKIQERYKNDKQRQSEEMMKLYKESGTNPLSSCLPILAQSPFFFALYHVLNGIASGQTIGVINASLLESARKAHIFGAPLAAKFKDGSATVQALGATVTDVRVVTAVMIVLMSASQFYTQRQLMTKNVDTTVKTPFMQQQKMLMYVFPVMFAVFGINFPVGVLVYWLTTNVWTMGQQMYVIHNNPTPGSKAQAAYLERLTKHVTHHGKVRRRSEKTIVKAIVAKGRDRNEFERKFINGLNKAGLAAQADGTVVTSETQAVAQTEDGTTTATATASAARRQQPKRQTKAQRQSGGTKQAGDDTPTTSLEKSDPPQDAKPAAAEQPQKPGSGTRSKAQSGQRKGGPQRPKSPSKK
- the trxA gene encoding thioredoxin, which produces MADLKTVTDATFEEAVLKSDKPVLVDFWAAWCGPCRQIAPSLEAIAKEHGDKIEVVKLNIDENPDTAARYGVMSIPTLNVYQNGEVAKTIVGAKPKAAIERDLADFIAE
- the rsmG gene encoding 16S rRNA (guanine(527)-N(7))-methyltransferase RsmG, which codes for MTEAAELPPAPEQAREVFGDRFADAVRYAELLAEAGVQRGLIGPREVPRLWERHLLNCAVLSEAVPEGVTVCDVGSGAGLPGIPLALVREDLNITLLEPLLRRTTFLTEVVELLGLDHVTVVRGRAEEVMGQLPPVHVVTARAVAPLDRLAAWGIPLLRPYGEMLALKGDTAEEELKMAATALSKLGAVSTSILHVGEGVVDPLSTVVRVEVGESPGGVRFAAKRAKAARVGRARRRR
- a CDS encoding ParB/RepB/Spo0J family partition protein, with product MSERRRGLGRGLGALIPAAPTEKTPAPAAMGGGASASPAAVPVLTTDRGVAAAKVATLPPVSHETEEPPAAPVAEVPAPPVGAHFAELPLDAITPNPRQPREVFDEDALQELITSIKEVGLLQPVVVRQLGPARYELIMGERRWRACREAGLEAIPAIVRATDDEKLLLDALLENLHRAQLNPLEEAAAYDQLLKDFNCTHDQLADRIGRSRPQVSNTLRLLKLSPAVQKRVAAGVLSAGHARALLSIDDSEEQDRLAHRIVAEGLSVRAVEEIVTLMGSRPQTPQRSKGPRAGALVSPALTDLATRLSDRFETRVKVDLGQKKGKITVEFASVEDLERILGTLAPGEGPLLQKVLQEDQSEEHDD
- a CDS encoding GNAT family N-acetyltransferase → MGRRLVPLTLDNLQDLPQRCRSCVFWELDPVSGEAAVRAGTSALEKESWISAVLLDWGSCGRVVYVDDAPVGFVLYAPPAYVPRSTAFPTSPISPDAVQLMTSFIMPGYQGQGLGRVMVQTVAKDLLRRGFKAIEAFGDARWKEPACLLPADHLLAVGFKTVRQHPTHPRLRLELRSTLSWKEDVELALDRLLGAVQKEPALRPL
- a CDS encoding protein jag produces the protein MTEGTTSAAAEGADTLTRLEQEGEIAADYLEGLLDIADLDGDIDMDVEADRASVSIISDTGGRDLQKLVGRDGEVLEALQELTRLAVHRETGDRSRLMLDVAGYRAKKRAELSELGAKAAAEVKNTGEAVKLNPMTPFERKVVHDAVKAAGLRSESEGEEPQRFVVVLPA